The following coding sequences are from one Triticum dicoccoides isolate Atlit2015 ecotype Zavitan chromosome 4A, WEW_v2.0, whole genome shotgun sequence window:
- the LOC119287953 gene encoding NAC domain-containing protein 66-like: MSISVNGQSVVPPGFRFHPTEEELLTYYLAKKVASQRIDLDVIPDVDLNKLEPWDIQERCRIGTGPQNDWYLFSHKDKKYPTGTRTNRATTAGFWKATGRDKAIYSAAGSGRIGMRKTLVYYKGRAPHGHKSDWIMHEYRLDDAVAPPTNPVFAAGDASSYYSGISSPVHDMAGGQSSSTQEDGWVICRVFKKKNIVVQHQAGQSGGGRGAASNKLVGAGAMEHSQSNCSSTVTPASANAKAQMQQHLPHSDDALDHILNYMGRSSTASCRQETKPPNPSSSALDHLINSACRNGTSTLYDKFMKLPPLQHVVPGGLLPPPNEYGRDWDALDRLAAYELNGLSNPALAETTTDMSYIADELGGVTSYSAGGTLHTPSVTVAGDGDLWSLARPVSSLHADLTMTWFKAVGC; encoded by the exons ATGAGCATCTCCGTGAACGGGCAGTCGGTGGTGCCGCCGGGGTTCCGGTTCCACCCCACGGAGGAGGAGCTGCTCACCTACTACCTCGCCAAGAAGGTGGCCTCGCAGCGCATCGACCTCGACGTCATCCCCGACGTCGACCTCAACAAGCTCGAGCCATGGGACATCCAAG AGCGCTGCCGGATCGGAACTGGCCCGCAGAACGACTGGTACCTGTTCAGCCACAAGGACAAGAAGTACCCCACGGGGACGCGCACCAACCGCGCCACCACCGCCGGGTTCTGGAAGGCCACCGGCCGGGACAAGGCCATCTACTCCGCCGCCGGCTCCGGACGCATCGGCATGCGCAAGACGCTCGTCTACTACAAGGGCCGTGCCCCACACGGCCACAAGTCGGACTGGATCATGCATGAGTACCGCCTTGACGACGCCGTCGCCCCTCCGACCAACCCCGTCTTTGCTGCCGGCGACGCAAGTTCCTACTACTCCGGCATCTCATCCCCG GTTCACGACATGGCCGGGGGCCAGTCGTCGTCGACACAGGAGGACGGGTGGGTCATCTgtagggtgttcaagaagaagaacATCGTCGTGCAACACCAAGCTGGCCAGAGCGGCGGCGGTCGTGGCGCAGCGTCCAACAAGCTGGTCGGCGCCGGTGCCATGGAGCATAGCCAGAGCAACTGCTCGTCGACCGTGACCCCCGCCAGCGCCAACGCCAAGGCGCAGATGCAGCAGCACCTGCCGCACAGCGACGACGCGCTTGACCACATCCTCAACTATATGGGCCGCTCATCCACGGCATCGTGCAGGCAGGAGACCAAGCCCCCCAACCCGTCATCGTCAGCGCTGGACCACCTGATCAACAGCGCGTGCCGCAACGGCACCAGCACCCTGTACGACAAGTTCATGAAGCTCCCGCCGCTCCAGCACGTCGTCCCCGGCGGGCTCCTGCCGCCGCCGAACGAGTACGGCCGCGACTGGGACGCTCTTGACCGGCTCGCCGCCTACGAGCTCAACGGCCTCTCTAACCCCGCGTTGGCCGAGACAACGACAGACATGTCCTACATCGCCGACGAGCTCGGTGGTGTCACATCCTACTCCGCCGGTGGCACGCTACACACTCCCTCCGTCACCGTGGCCGGCGACGGCGACCTGTGGAGCCTGGCGCGGCCAGTGTCATCGCTACACGCAGACTTGACGATGACCTGGTTTAAGGCTGTCGGATGCTGA